A single genomic interval of Macadamia integrifolia cultivar HAES 741 chromosome 6, SCU_Mint_v3, whole genome shotgun sequence harbors:
- the LOC122082354 gene encoding sufE-like protein 1, chloroplastic/mitochondrial produces the protein MAVSSPSFRLFAPRIQQFLKSQIPTSKSLTTSVTIPSRLFFFSSISIERLPTRLPSSSSSSSVTSASLQPVEELPPKLQEIVKLFQSVKEPKAKYEQLLFYGRNLSPLDPKFKTSENKVQGCVSQVWVRAYLDPDRIVYFEADSDSVLTKGLAALLVQGLSGRPVSEILKVSPDFVKLLGLRQSLTPSRNNGFVNMLNLMQKKALQVFMEAEEGASRRDQSGSLNSDSKLDGNLNSDLGFEKQKSDPSSIAEIESTSISSSSSTILGSRGERIKQRLGEVLNPVELEIQDISYQHAGHAGVRGSAGETHFNLKVVSKEFEGKSMVKRHRLIYNLLQEELQNGLHALSIVAKTPSEN, from the coding sequence ATGGCAGTTTCTTCCCCTTCGTTCCGTCTATTTGCCCCAAGAATACAACAATTCCTAAAGTCCCAAATCCCAACCTCCAAATCCCTAACTACTTCAGTGACTATTCCATCCAGACTGTTCTTTTTCTCCTCAATTTCAATCGAACGATTACCCACTAggctcccctcttcttcttcatcatcttctgttaCGTCTGCTTCTCTTCAACCCGTCGAAGAGCTCCCACCAAAACTCCAAGAAATTGTGAAGCTCTtccaatccgttaaggaaccCAAAGCCAAATACGAACAGCTCTTGTTCTATGGTCGAAATCTCTCCCCTCTCGATCCCAAGTTTAAGACATCTGAGAACAAGGTCCAGGGATGTGTCTCTCAGGTCTGGGTTAGAGCTTACCTCGACCCAGATAGGATCGTTTATTTTGAGGCCGATTCTGACTCGGTTCTTACTAAGGGACTCGCTGCCCTTCTTGTTCAAGGGCTTTCTGGCAGACCCGTTTCGGAGATTCTGAAAGTTTCGCCTGATTTCGTGAAGTTGCTTGGGCTTCGGCAGAGTTTGACCCCGTCGAGGAATAATGGTTTCGTgaacatgttgaatttgatgcaGAAGAAGGCCCTCCAAGTATTCATGGAGGCCGAAGAAGGTGCCAGTAGGAGAGATCAATCCGGAAGTCTGAATTCTGATTCAAAATTGGATGGGAATTTGAAttctgatttgggttttgagaaACAGAAATCTGATCCGAGTTCAATTGCTGAGATCGAATCTACTTCGATTTCAAGTTCTTCGAGTACGATTTTGGGTAGTAGAGGAGAAAGGATTAAGCAGAGACTGGGAGAAGTGCTTAATCCTGTTGAACTGGAAATCCAAGATATCTCCTATCAACATGCTGGGCATGCGGGTGTTAGAGGAAGCGCGGGTGAGACGCATTTTAATTTAAAAGTTGTTTCAAAGGAGTTTGAAGGCAAGAGTATGGTGAAGCGACATAGACTCATTTATAATTTGTTGCAAGAGGAGTTGCAAAATGGATTACACGCCCTCTCAATCGTGGCAAAGACGCCTTCCGAAAATTGA